The DNA window AGAGATTAATTATCTAACTCATCAATTTAAATTTAATACTTATCTAAAACAAACCCTTACTTTATATCATCTCATATAAAAAAAGATGTCGGGTACCCGGCATCTTTTTTTATAGTTCTCCCTCTAAAATTCCGCACTTTTAGGTGTTCTAGGGAAAGGAATTACGTCTCTTATATTAGTCATTCCTGTTATGTACATCATCATTCTTTCAAACCCTAGACCAAATCCCGAATGAGGAAAACTTCCATATCTTCTTAAATCTGTATAAAAAGTGTAATCCTCTTTATCAAGTTTCATTTCATCCATTCTTTTCTCTAGAAGAGACAGGTTATCTTCTCTTTGAGAACCACCTATTATCTCCCCTATACCCGGAGCCAAAAGATCCATTGCCCTTACAGTTTTGTCGTCCTCGTTCATCTTCATGTAAAAAGCTTTTATGCCCTTTGGATAATCTGTTACAAATATCGGCTTTTTAAAGTGTTCTTCAGCTAGATATCTCTCATGTTCACTCTGAAGATCTATTCCCCACTTTACTGGGAAATCAAATTTCTTTTCACATTTTTCGAGAAGATCTATTGCCTCTGTATAAGTAATTCTACCAAAATCGTTATTTAATACATTATTTAATTTTTCAAATAAACCTTTTTCAATGAAGTTATTGAAAAATTCCATCTCTTCTGGGCATTCATCCATAACATATTTGATAACATATTTTACCATCGCCTCTGCAAGCTCCATATTTACTCCTAGGTCTCCAAAAGCAATCTCAGGCTCAATCATCCAGAATTCAGAAGCATGTCTTGAAGTGTTTGAGTTTTCGGCTCTAAAAGTAGGTCCGAAAGTATATACATTTCTAAAGGCTGCACAATAAGTTTCTACATTTAATTGTCCGCTTACGGTAAGGTTGGTTTCCTTCCCAAAAAAATCTTTTGATTCATCTATAGAGCCATCTTCAGTTCTAGGAATATTTTCTAGGTCTAAAGTCGTAACTCTGAACATCTCACCTGCACCTTCACAATCTGCTCCTGTTATTATTGGAGTATGCACATAGACAAAACCACTTTCTTGAAAAAACTTATGAATTGCGTAGGCTAAAACCGATCTTACTCTAAAAACTGCTGAAAATGTATTTGTCCTAGGTCTAAGATGAGCAATAGTCCTTAAGAATTCAAAAGAGTGTCTTTTATTTTGAAGCGGAAAATCAAGGTCTGCCTTTTGAAATATTTCAACTTCAGTTGCAAGCAGCTCTATTGACTGCCCCTTACCCTGAGATTCTACAAGTTTACCTTTGATTACAAGAGTCGAAGAAATTGAAGCTTTTGAGATCTCTTCAAAGTTGTGAAGCTCACTTTCAAATACCACCTGAATCCCTTTGAAAAAAGACCCATCATTTATTTCAATAAATCCGAAGTTCTTTTGTGATCTGATCTTTTTTACCCATCCTGAGATAACAACTTCTTTTCCTAGAAAACTCTCAGTTTCTCTATACAATTTTTTTACTAAAGTTTTTTCCATCTTCTCCTCCAATACATTTTTTAGTGTAGTCATATTCTTAGCTATAGTTGTATCTTTTAATAAGTTATCTTACAATTTGATACAGCTATTTTAACTTTTGTACTTAGGTTCGTTTTCGTCCACTATTTTTATATTGTCTAGGTGTCCTTTAACCTGCGCTTTAAATTTTTCAAGGTACAGATTTCTGTACTTCTGTCTGTCCATTTTTTCCTCTTCTGTCAATTCTCTTTTTTTTGATTCTCCGGCGTAATAATTGACTTTTTTTATAATATCTTTCATATCCATAATAAATCCTCCATTCCATATAAAAAAGCTCTTTGCGAGTATACGCAAAGAGCTCAACTTTCCCAGTATAAAATCCAAGAAAGTACGGAGATACTTACACGAGCACTCGATACCTTTTGCTCTGACGCGGCAATCACGTCCATTCCTAATGATCTTTTCAGACTTTCAGATGGCGGCTCCAAGGTGTTCTTCACTAAAGGCTTCGTTACCGGACTCACACCATAACCGGCTCGCTTAAACTACTTCCTAAAGTTACTCTCCTCTTCATGGCCTTTATTTATATAGGGTAATTATACTTTAGAGTCAACTTCTTTGTCAAGGGTTACTTTCCACTAGCACCATAGTTTGACAGTACTCTTGCGCTAGGATCGCTGACATTACATCCTTCCCATTCTTTATTTGGCATCCAGAAGTCTTTTATTAACTCAGCTTTACCAGGGAAAAACTCTTCGAAGGTATCTCTGTATAACAATGATTCCTTTGTAAACGGAGTTCCGTAAGTATATTTTTTCTTCGCCTTTTCAAGATCTTCATCAGAATATTTCTCTTCAGCAAATGCCTTGATACAGTCAACTAATGAGTGTCCTACAGCATCACTGAAAGCTGCTTTTTCTCTGTAGAGAATGTCATGTGGAAGATAATCTCTGCCTTCAAAGGCCTTTCTAAGAAGGTATTTACCTTTGTTGTATGTATTTAATTTTTTTTCAGGATTTATTCCCATTACATAGTCTACAAATTCTAAGTCTCCAAAAGGAACTCTTGCCTCTAGCGAATTTGCAGAGATACATCTGTCCGCCCTCAGCACATCATACATATAGATCTCTCTGAGCCTTTTTTCTGCTTCTTTTTGAAACTCCTCACCGCTTGGTGCAAAGTCAGTATATTTATATCCAAATATTTCATCACTGATTTCACCAGTCAATAAAACCTTGATATTTGTGTTTTCTCTTATATATTTGCAAACCAGATACATTCCCATACTTGCTCTTATAGTTGTTATATCCCAAGTTTCAAGACAGTAAATTACATGCCTCAAGTTGTCCAAAACATCTTTCTCATTAATACTTACTTCCGTATGGTCTGTTCCTAGATACTCTGCAACCTCTTTAGCATATTTGAGATCGATAGGGTCTTTCTCCATACCGATGGCAAAAGTTTTTAAAGGTTTCTCAAGATTTCTCTGAGCTATTGCACAAACCAGACTTGAATCCAAACCTCCACTTAGAAGATATCCAACTGGTGCATCAGAATCTAGTCTTTTTATTACTCCAGCTTCCAGTCTTTCTCTTATTCCATCTGTTATCTCTTCAAGGTCTCCATCGATAGATTTAGTATACTTTGTCATATCTCTGTAGCATACAAACTCTCCACCCTTATAATAATGTCCAGGAGGAAAAGCGGCCACGTCATCACAGAAGTCAATCAGGCTCTTTACCTCACTTGAAAAAGCGATCTCTTTTGTATCTTTGGAGTAACCGTAAAAAAGTGGTCTTATTCCAATGGGATCTCTAGCTGCTATTACTTCATCGGCTTTTGCATCATACATAACCATAGCATATTCTGCATCTAGGTATTCAAACATTCCTGTGCCCATCTCTTTATATAGAGGTATCAATACTTCGCAGTCACTCTCTGAATGAAATTTATATTTTTTTTGAAGGTCTTCTTTTATTTTTCTAAAGTTGTATATTTCTCCATTGCATATAGCAATGCTGCTATCTAACATAAAAGGTTGCATTCCACTGTTACTGAGGTCCATTATTGATAACCTGTGAAATCCCCATACCCCTTTATCCTTTAATATCTCTGTCGAGTCCGGACCCCTATACACGATTCTATCAAAACTTTTTTCAAACCCTAATAATTCTGCATCTTTCCCCGAATAATACATAATTCCACACATAATTTACCCCCTATTTTGTATAACTAATTTTTTTATAAAAAAAACTCTCTGCAAATATGTGCAAAGAGTCCTACCTTCTTATAAACGGAAATTTCAGTTGAAATTTCAAGAAAGTACGGAGTTGCTTTCATATGCACTCGATACCTTTTGCTTTAACGCAGCAATTACGTCCACGCCTAATAATCTTTTTGCAGACTTTCAGATGGCAGCTCCAAGGTGTTCTTCACTAAAGGCTTCGTTACCGGACTCACACCATAACCGGCTCGCTTAAACTACTTCCTAAAGTTACTCTCCTCTTCTTAGCTTTTATAAACTATTTAATTTTTAATAAAAAAAGCTCTTTACACATATATGCAAAGAGCCTTACCTTCTTATAAACGGAAATTTCAGTTGAAATTTCAAGAAAGTACGGAGTTGCTTTTATATGCACTCGATACCTTTTGCTTTAACGCAGCAATTACGTCCACGCCTAATAATCTTTTTGCAGACTTTCAGATGGCAGCTCCAAGGTGTTCTTCACTAAAGGCTTCGTTACCGGACTCACACCATAACCGGCTCGCTTAAACTACTTCCTAAAGTTACTCTCCTCTTCTTAGCTTTTATAAATTATTTATATTTAATTTAGAATTATTATACACACTATTTATACTGTTGTCAATTATTATTTTAAATATTTCAAATAATAATTCCTTTATATTTTTTACCAATCATATTTTTAACTTCGTTAGATTTCAGTAGTTCATAAAGTCTTTTTATCTGTTTTCTTTTCTTACTTTTATATTTTCCTGCAAGGACATTGATGTATCTTTTGTCGTACTCTTCCAAATAAAGAGCACTTTCCAAAGCTGCACCTCGTCTTTGAAGAATTTCGTTTCCATTTGCAACTATTGCATCAGCCTGATCCATTACCCTCAATAAATATTTTGGACTTATTTCTAAAAAACTTATATTTCTTGGATTTTCAACAATTTGATATTCTTTTGTTAAGCTTATGAGTCCAGTACTCTCTAGGAGCTTGAGTGCTCTGATCTTGTTGCTCTCAATATTTGGAATTGCGATGACAATATTTTTAAATTCTTTTATACTTTTATATTTTTTTGAGTATATTCCCATTTTTTCAAAATATACCTCTCCATAGGAGACAATATTTGTATTATGTTCAATATTATATAAGTTCAAAATATCTCTGTTTTGTGAATAATTAACGTCTATAATTCCCTCTAAAAGGTCAGAATTAGATTGAATATAATCTGAATATTCTATGATCTCAAGTTCAAATTCTTCGTCTTTAAACTTATTCTTTATAAATTTTAGAATTTCTAAATTAGAGTTAGTAACAACCCCTATTCTGAGAGTTTTTTTACTTTGATCATTATTAAAGAATAAAAAATTTGCATTTAAAATACTAAAAAATAAAATAAAAATTCCTAAAAAAGTTGTTTTTCTCATAAAGTCACCTCTATGTATTATATCATAATTATTTAAAAAGATAAGAGGTCTCTTCACTATTTTTAAGAAGGATAAAATGCAATTAATAAGCTCCGTATTTTTCAACAAGGTTACTCTTATTGACATTTAAGACTATTCCTAGAGCTGCAAAAATAGTTATCAGTGAACTTCCCCCGTAACTGAATATTGGAAAAGGTATTCCAGTAACTGGCATTAATCCCGTCACAACAAAGGAATTAATCAAGAGTTGTGTGAAGACTAAACTTGCCATTCCAGCTACAAGGTACTTTGCAAAATAATCCTTTGATTCGATAGCTGTTGTCATAGACAGGTTAAATACAGTATAAAATAAAGTCATTATTAAAAGGACTCCTGTAAATCCCCATTCCTCACCTATCGAGGCTAATATAAAATCTGTATGTATTTCTGGAAGATAACTATATTTCTGAACTCCGTTGGCGTATCCCTTTCCAAATAAACCTCCGCTTCCCATTGCTATCAAAGACTGCCCAACTTGATAGCCTACATCATTGCCATATTCCCCTTTTAAAAGCCCATCTAAATAACTCTTAACCCTTTTTAGCCTGTAACCAACTCCTTGAGTATCATTAATAAGATAATGCACATAGGCTAGGGATGTCATCACTATAATAGATGCCCCCCCTACAAAACCAGCTATTATTTTCCCAGGGATTTTAGACACAAAAAGCATAAATAATAGTATAACCCCATAATGAATTACAGTTCCTAAGTCACCTTGCATCAATATAAGAATAACAAATAAACCAACTATTGGAAGAACATTTCCTACTATCTCAATACTCTTAAAATCTTTTTTTTCTCCAGTTTCAAATAACTTTGCCAATATTATTATATAGGGGATTTTTAAAAATTCGGCCGGCTGAACACTAAAAGGCCCTACTCTTATCCACCCTATAGCTCCATTTATTACGGGAACAAATTTAGGTGCAATTTTAGATCCTATCAAAATTGTCAGTAATAGGATTATAGATGTGTAAAGTGACAATTTTATTATGGATTTTTTTTTATAAAAGGTATAGGGGATTTTATTGGTAGCTACAAATGTCAGCAATGCAACAATAAACCAAACAAAGTGCTTTATTAAAAACTGAAAGGATGAACCGCCTCTGTAACTGTATGTTGCCGAATAAAAACTGGCACTCACTATATTTAAAAGACTCATACTTATAAAAATTCCAAGACATATCCATATTACTAATCTTCTTACCTTGTTTTTTTTTATTGCATTATCCATGCTCAGTCTTTTTTCTATAGACATTTTTTCATAGTACATACTTTGCTTTTCTATCTTCATCTATTCACACTCCACCTGGGAATTTTTTTAATGTAATTATACCATAAATAAATTACCACATCTCAAAGTTTTCTTAAAAATTATTTTTTATAAATTTACTTTCTCCTAACCTCTTAATTTTTTCCAAAAAATAAAAAAATGGCGCTTCCAGCTGGACTCGAACCAGCGACAACACGATTAACAGTCGTGCGCTCTACCAACTGAGCTATGGAAGCACATATATAAAAGCTTGGCAAGTACCTATCCTCCCGGAGGGCTGCCCCTCAAGTACTTTCAGCGTATGCAGGCTTAACTTTTGGGTTCGGAATGTAACCAGGTGTACCCCTACAGCTATTCTCACCAAGCTGTTATCAACATTTAACTGCTGACATCATATTCTTTTGCATGCCATGGGCATTCAAAACTATATAGTAGATTTAGGTTAAGACTTCGACATATTAGTATTGGTCAGCTAAAAACCTCACGGTCCTTACACCCCCAACCTATCAACCTCCTGGTCTCGAAGGTGTCTTAGTTCATATAGAACAGAGTACTTATCTCAAAGCTGGCTTCCCGCTTAGATGCTTTCAGCGGTTATCCGTTCCAAACGTGACTACCCAGCTGTGCCACTGGCGTGACAACTGGTACATCAGAGGTTTGTCCATCCCGGTCCTCTCGTACTAAGGACAGATCTTTTCAATACTCTTGCGCCTGCAGTGGATAGGGACCGAACTGTCTCACGACGTTCTGAACCCAGCTCACGTACCGCTTTAATGGGCGAACAGCCCAACCCTTGGGACCTTCTCCAGCCCCAGGATGCGATGAGCCGACATCGAGGTGCCAAACTTTGCCGTCGATATGGACTCTCGGGCAAAATCAGCCTGTTATCCCCAGAGTAGCTTTTATCCGTTGAGCGACGACCCTTCCATTCGGAATCGCCGGATCACTATGTCCTGCTTTCGCACCTGCTCGACCTGTCAGTCTCGCAGTCAAGCTCCCTTATGCCATTGCACTCTTCGGTTGATTTCCATCCAACCTGAGGGAACCTTTGAACGCCTCCGTTACTCTTTCGGAGGCGACCGCCCCAGTCAAACTGCCCACCTAGCACTGTCTCCATGGCTACAAACCACAGATTAGAATTCCAAAATTACGTGGTTGGTATTCCACCAGCGACTCACACACAGCTAGCGCCATGTCTTCTCAGTCTCCCAACTATCCTATACACGTAATGCCAAAACCCAATACCAAGCTACAGTAAAGCTTCATGGGGTCTTTCCGTCCTACTGCAGGTAACCGGTATCTTCACCGGTAGTACAATTTCACCAGGCCTCCCGCCAAGACAGCTCTCAAGTCATTACACCATTCGTGCAGGTCGGAACTTACCCGACAAGGAATTTCGCTACCTTAGGACCGTTATAGTTACGGCCGCCGTTCACCGGGGCTTCAATTCGGAGCTCTCACTCCTCCTCTTAACCTTCCGGCACTGGGCAGGTGTCAGCCCATATACATCGCCTTTCAGCTTAGCATAGACCTGTGTTTTTGCTAAACAGTTGCTTGAGACTCTTCACTGCGGCCGCC is part of the uncultured Ilyobacter sp. genome and encodes:
- the asnS gene encoding asparagine--tRNA ligase; translation: MEKTLVKKLYRETESFLGKEVVISGWVKKIRSQKNFGFIEINDGSFFKGIQVVFESELHNFEEISKASISSTLVIKGKLVESQGKGQSIELLATEVEIFQKADLDFPLQNKRHSFEFLRTIAHLRPRTNTFSAVFRVRSVLAYAIHKFFQESGFVYVHTPIITGADCEGAGEMFRVTTLDLENIPRTEDGSIDESKDFFGKETNLTVSGQLNVETYCAAFRNVYTFGPTFRAENSNTSRHASEFWMIEPEIAFGDLGVNMELAEAMVKYVIKYVMDECPEEMEFFNNFIEKGLFEKLNNVLNNDFGRITYTEAIDLLEKCEKKFDFPVKWGIDLQSEHERYLAEEHFKKPIFVTDYPKGIKAFYMKMNEDDKTVRAMDLLAPGIGEIIGGSQREDNLSLLEKRMDEMKLDKEDYTFYTDLRRYGSFPHSGFGLGFERMMMYITGMTNIRDVIPFPRTPKSAEF
- a CDS encoding DUF896 domain-containing protein; amino-acid sequence: MDMKDIIKKVNYYAGESKKRELTEEEKMDRQKYRNLYLEKFKAQVKGHLDNIKIVDENEPKYKS
- the asnB gene encoding asparagine synthase B, whose product is MCGIMYYSGKDAELLGFEKSFDRIVYRGPDSTEILKDKGVWGFHRLSIMDLSNSGMQPFMLDSSIAICNGEIYNFRKIKEDLQKKYKFHSESDCEVLIPLYKEMGTGMFEYLDAEYAMVMYDAKADEVIAARDPIGIRPLFYGYSKDTKEIAFSSEVKSLIDFCDDVAAFPPGHYYKGGEFVCYRDMTKYTKSIDGDLEEITDGIRERLEAGVIKRLDSDAPVGYLLSGGLDSSLVCAIAQRNLEKPLKTFAIGMEKDPIDLKYAKEVAEYLGTDHTEVSINEKDVLDNLRHVIYCLETWDITTIRASMGMYLVCKYIRENTNIKVLLTGEISDEIFGYKYTDFAPSGEEFQKEAEKRLREIYMYDVLRADRCISANSLEARVPFGDLEFVDYVMGINPEKKLNTYNKGKYLLRKAFEGRDYLPHDILYREKAAFSDAVGHSLVDCIKAFAEEKYSDEDLEKAKKKYTYGTPFTKESLLYRDTFEEFFPGKAELIKDFWMPNKEWEGCNVSDPSARVLSNYGASGK
- a CDS encoding MetQ/NlpA family ABC transporter substrate-binding protein codes for the protein MRKTTFLGIFILFFSILNANFLFFNNDQSKKTLRIGVVTNSNLEILKFIKNKFKDEEFELEIIEYSDYIQSNSDLLEGIIDVNYSQNRDILNLYNIEHNTNIVSYGEVYFEKMGIYSKKYKSIKEFKNIVIAIPNIESNKIRALKLLESTGLISLTKEYQIVENPRNISFLEISPKYLLRVMDQADAIVANGNEILQRRGAALESALYLEEYDKRYINVLAGKYKSKKRKQIKRLYELLKSNEVKNMIGKKYKGIII
- a CDS encoding FtsW/RodA/SpoVE family cell cycle protein, translating into MKIEKQSMYYEKMSIEKRLSMDNAIKKNKVRRLVIWICLGIFISMSLLNIVSASFYSATYSYRGGSSFQFLIKHFVWFIVALLTFVATNKIPYTFYKKKSIIKLSLYTSIILLLTILIGSKIAPKFVPVINGAIGWIRVGPFSVQPAEFLKIPYIIILAKLFETGEKKDFKSIEIVGNVLPIVGLFVILILMQGDLGTVIHYGVILLFMLFVSKIPGKIIAGFVGGASIIVMTSLAYVHYLINDTQGVGYRLKRVKSYLDGLLKGEYGNDVGYQVGQSLIAMGSGGLFGKGYANGVQKYSYLPEIHTDFILASIGEEWGFTGVLLIMTLFYTVFNLSMTTAIESKDYFAKYLVAGMASLVFTQLLINSFVVTGLMPVTGIPFPIFSYGGSSLITIFAALGIVLNVNKSNLVEKYGAY